The DNA window taatgattataaTAGACTCCATGTCACCATTGCACAATATAAAAAgatcatttacaaaaattagatGTCACAACATTAGAGATTTACACCTTTTGTGGAGTGTCAAATGATGTGaagtatgttttatttttattatttttataggtGCTACGCCACCAAACATTAATGACATCACTTGAAATATTGACAGAAGGTGTTTACTAGACGTGAAATCGAAATTTAGGCGATTTGCAGGCCGAAAATGAAAGTTAGAGACATCagtgataaaaatataaatgtcaGGGATGATAAGTGAAAATAATccataaaatgaattttttaattcgtTTTTCATTGAACtattaacaaagaaaaaaaaattcataaatgcTTTGCTGCTATGATTTGCATTTTAACTCTACATAAACAAATACTATATTAGTGTTTGAACACactatcattttattttaatgatctAACCAATGATTTAAAACCCGGACCGGTGCCAGAACCGGTGTGGTCACCGGTTcaaggttcaaccggttgaaccggttctATCACCGGTCTaaccattttatcaaattacatacataaataaaatattagtttaGGGTACAGTGTGGTTAGTCATTAGTGGGGTAGCTGTGCAGTGATAAGGTAGGTGTGTAGTGTAGGATATAATTATCAAGACATGTCATTGTAGTTTTATTAGGAACGCATTTACCGAGACAAATTGTCATACTTGCTTTAAATAATGTTCATCTTCTTTACTTTATTGGTCTTAATTCTTTTGAATGCTTCTGAGATGATTATTAAAGATTTTATCTTCAAGTTTTTCATTCTCCGCCTTCATCTCTCTAACAACTCATATCTATATTCATTCCCTATCTCTGTTATTAAAtttgaaactttattttttcttctaaacATAAAACAACAAAACTCTCTATTCAAAACTATTCATACAACTAAACACCATAAGAACAAACTTCTCACAAAAACATAGTAGTAAGTCGATTTCACTAGCTCGTCGGAGGATCAGCCATCCAACAACACACCAAGACTACAAAAATGGGTTTTCTTCGTGAAAGAGTTTATTAGATGGGTCTGACCTGAAGGGAAACCGGTTTTAGAGGTTCAACCGGTTTTCACGTTTTTTCCGGTTCTGTACGGTTTTTTCCGGTTCTAAACGGTTGAACCGGAAATCCGGGTCTTTGGCTATAATTGGACCGGACTGGCTTCCGGTtgccggttgaaccggtcgaaccggccggtccggtccgagTTTTAAAACACTGGATCTAACAACAGAAATTAAATAATacaatgtaattttatttttatcacattatgaacaaaaaataataaaaaatactaaaaagtaaaaatatcaatattataaaaattaaaagatactgaaataaatacatttacaaaagttcagACACCATTATAgaatttatccaaaaatataCTACACTGAAAATTCGACCGCCATTCTTCCTATTTCCTCTTCGACTATTTGCAaattccaatttttaaaaaccCTAATAGCACAGATCAATTCAGACATCAATTTTTCTGGCTGCAGACTCCAAATTCAGCTGTTAATTTTCGGTAATTACTCTTCTTCTCTCCAATTTTGTTTCTTCAAAGATTACATGCTTGTATCTTGATTTCTTTTTTTAACCTTGCCAAGTAATTTTCTTTAGTAATATTTTCTATTACAGTTCTCTAGGTTTGAAAAGATGGAAGATGATCACGAGGGAATGGAGAGATTTGGAATGGAGAATGATTTCGAAGGCGGACAGTGGGTCGATGGAGAATTTTATTACAAGAATCGCAGACAGAAGCGCAAACAAACTAAAGACGACGTTCTTTACGGCGTTTTCGCGGACTACTCTGATTCCGACTCTGACGGCGGTGGTGGTTCGTCGAGAAAGCGGAGAAAGGATCGTGAATTCGGTAGGAAACCTGACCTTACGAAGCCTGTTAATTTTGTCTCTACTGGTATAGTAATGCCTAATGAAGAAATTGATGAAAATGATAAGAGTAGAAGTAATTTAAGAGAAGATGATACTGCTGTTGCTGATATGGCTGTGGATGATGATAATGATAGACCTACTTTAGGGTTAGGAGCAAGGTCAGGGTTGGGGTCGGGCCTTGGGTTTAGTGCAGGGTTGGGGTTTAATGGTGGTGATAATGGGGTTAGAAAAAGTAAGGATTTAGGTGGTGTTGAGGATGAGGCCGCGGATGATAAGTTTTTGCCGACGGAGTTTGGGAGGAGGATAAAAGAGGGGGCGCAAAGAAGGGAGCGCGAGCGAttggagaagaaagagaaaggagGAGGATTAGTTGGAGGGGAAAAAAAGAGGGATGTGAGAAGTGGGGATGTTGGGGAGTTTGAGAAGCATACAAAAGGAATTGGGATGAAATTGTTGGAGAAAATGGGATATAAAGGAGGTGGACTAGGTAGGAATGAGCAAGGAATTCAAGCGCCTATCGAAGCAAAGTTGAGGCCGAAGAATATGGGTATGGGTTTTAATGATTATAAAGAAACTTCTGCTAAGGCACCCCAGTTGGAGgaggagaaaaagaaaattgtgGGTGTGAGTGCTGGTGAAAGTCAAGGGAGAGTGAAGGAGAAATCGTGGATGAAAGgtaggaagaagaagaaagagaaatatATAACAGCTGAGGAGTTGCTTGCAAAGAAGGAAGATGAGGGTTTTCATGTTGTACAGAAAGTGCTTGATATGCGGGGGCCACAAGTGAGGGTTTTGACGAATTTAGAGAATTTGAATGCAGAAGAGGAGGCAAGAGAACGTGATATTCCAATGCCAGAACTTCAGCATAATCTGAAGCTGATTGTGGAAATGGCAGAAGTTGATATTCAGAAGATTGATAGAGATTTGAGAAACGAGAGGGAGACAGCAATTAGTTTGAAGGATGAGAAGGATAAGTTTGAATTGGAGGCTGCTCGCCAGAAGAAACAATTGGATAACATGGAAGAAATCATGGCTAAGCTGAGTGATATTGAGGATCAGAATTCTTCAGGAACCCTAACACTGGATTTCTTAGCAAATTGTTTCATAGTCTTGAGGAGGAACTTCCCAGAAGATTACAAGCTTTGCAACCTTTCTTGCATTGCTTGCTCATTTGCTTTGCCTTTATTTATTAGGGTATTTCAGGGATGGGATCCTCTTAGAAACTCATTACATGGGTTGAAACTGATAGAGTTGTGGAAGAATGTGTTGGAAGGTGAGGAAAGTAATGATATATGGGATGTAGGCACTCCTTACACTCAGTTAATATCAGAAGTAGTTCTACCTGCTGTAAGAATATCCGGTATCAATACTTGGGAGCCTAGAGATCCTGAACCTATGCTCAGATTCTTGGAATCATGGGAAAAGCTGTTGCCCACATCAGTTATGCATAGCATATTCGATAATGTGGTCATGCCAAAGTTGTCCAGTGCTGTGGACTCATGGAACCCACAATTGGAGACTGTCCCGATCCATGTTTGGGTGCATCCGTGGCTGCCACAGCTGGGACAGAAATTAGAATATTTGTATGAGAAGATACGAATGAAGCTGTACATGGTTCTTGATCATTGGAATCCAAATGATACATCAGCTTACACTATCTTGTCACCTtggaaaactgtttttgattCAGTCAGTTGGGAACATCTTATGCGTAGATTTATTATGCCTAAATTGGAGATTGCACTGCAAGGGTTTGAAGTAAACCCGGCTGATCAGAAGCTTGATCAATTCTATTGGGCCATGTCATGGGCTTCTGCAATTCCAATTCATTTAATGGTTGAAATGATGGAGAAATTTTTCTTCGAGAAGTGGTTGCAAGTATTGTTTCACTGGTTGCACTCCAATCCAAACTTGCAGGAAGTTCATCAATGGTATGTTGGTTGGAAAGCACTCTTCCCGCCAGAGCTTCAGGCACATGAACATATTCGGTATCAGTTTGCTCTCGGCCTTCAAATGATTGATAAGGCTATTGAAGGATTGGAAGTGGTCCAACCTGGCTTAAGGGACAACCTTAGTTATCTTAGGGCACAAGAAAGAAGGCAGTTCGAGGCTCAACATAGAGCTGCTGCACAGGGGCAGCAGCAAGCTGCAATGGGTATGGGAAGCACATTCCAGGCCGATGGTATGAGTAGTAGTCTTCAAATGACACTGAAGGAAATTATTGAGACCCATGCGCAACAACATGGATTGCTATTTAGACCTAAAAATGACAGGAGATACAACGGTCACCAGATTTATGGCTATGGTAACATAAGCATATATGTAGACAC is part of the Mercurialis annua linkage group LG3, ddMerAnnu1.2, whole genome shotgun sequence genome and encodes:
- the LOC126675550 gene encoding septin and tuftelin-interacting protein 1 homolog 1 — translated: MEDDHEGMERFGMENDFEGGQWVDGEFYYKNRRQKRKQTKDDVLYGVFADYSDSDSDGGGGSSRKRRKDREFGRKPDLTKPVNFVSTGIVMPNEEIDENDKSRSNLREDDTAVADMAVDDDNDRPTLGLGARSGLGSGLGFSAGLGFNGGDNGVRKSKDLGGVEDEAADDKFLPTEFGRRIKEGAQRRERERLEKKEKGGGLVGGEKKRDVRSGDVGEFEKHTKGIGMKLLEKMGYKGGGLGRNEQGIQAPIEAKLRPKNMGMGFNDYKETSAKAPQLEEEKKKIVGVSAGESQGRVKEKSWMKGRKKKKEKYITAEELLAKKEDEGFHVVQKVLDMRGPQVRVLTNLENLNAEEEARERDIPMPELQHNLKLIVEMAEVDIQKIDRDLRNERETAISLKDEKDKFELEAARQKKQLDNMEEIMAKLSDIEDQNSSGTLTLDFLANCFIVLRRNFPEDYKLCNLSCIACSFALPLFIRVFQGWDPLRNSLHGLKLIELWKNVLEGEESNDIWDVGTPYTQLISEVVLPAVRISGINTWEPRDPEPMLRFLESWEKLLPTSVMHSIFDNVVMPKLSSAVDSWNPQLETVPIHVWVHPWLPQLGQKLEYLYEKIRMKLYMVLDHWNPNDTSAYTILSPWKTVFDSVSWEHLMRRFIMPKLEIALQGFEVNPADQKLDQFYWAMSWASAIPIHLMVEMMEKFFFEKWLQVLFHWLHSNPNLQEVHQWYVGWKALFPPELQAHEHIRYQFALGLQMIDKAIEGLEVVQPGLRDNLSYLRAQERRQFEAQHRAAAQGQQQAAMGMGSTFQADGMSSSLQMTLKEIIETHAQQHGLLFRPKNDRRYNGHQIYGYGNISIYVDTVHEKLYAQENEKWSLTSLDKLLEMHTNSLAKRR